From a region of the Tachysurus fulvidraco isolate hzauxx_2018 chromosome 5, HZAU_PFXX_2.0, whole genome shotgun sequence genome:
- the LOC125141206 gene encoding uncharacterized protein LOC125141206 has product MLRLKCVFVALVLCLKGSHSQLSECGTAPFNTRIVGGQSSSAGAWPWQVSIQSPVYNGHFCGGSLINKDWVLTAAHCFSSASMSSLTVYLGKQTLKGSNPNQIARSVKKVIIHPSYNSATQDNDIALLLLNSSVTFTNYIRPVCLAGQGSSFPTGTKGWITGWGSIASGVQLPSPGVLQEAVVPTVNSFICDYLLGYGSITTNMICAGYLQGGTDTCQGDSGGPMVAKKGAVWIQTGITSWGEGCARAFSPGVYTLVSQFQTWISSVINQNLPGFIKGSQFISANSRLHTPGVNAIVAEDLREQSYRGKGVQMEHRPHPYQGIQAQRGRMREGKPRRTVGQLLGGADPLTPGRKSAKFAHVGVETSLPSPQHLPRQEVCLPLYMTWNEHCSQQKEPGLCPEQNLLCQPEKGVQMQTTLMIYIENHRTAVCPYEDMATPESIDLSPQKIGQKSDTAPCPSWERNIGVLYQSPALVEEHALWPLSSGAREVTLGGTPPAHWQVLTQGDPCKEEEQAQTLLLPKMVEAVGQAVGGDFLNRMLLGTPALGHQDSIVAHLAKMTDLRFLSVATSAASELPIERAICFVARKVSGSAELRYHLRSQPLATVKPWCAGLHLLGLLQHRPYTQRLRREISLKHLFDPRHCPIPMAFKPYKGRIVTYGEPDVESSTLTQPANPMIEAAALSRRTWDLNHEASKGKSGWDAGLHAGQRVLVNLANSSNLATRPSNNNTVSFGLLNIRSLTSKGDRELNAKMLRLECVFVALVLCLKGSHSQLSECGTAPFNTRIVGGQSSSAGAWPWQVSIQSPVYNGHFCGGSLINKDWVLTAAHCFSSTSMSSLTVYLGKQTLKGSNPNQIARSVKKVIIHPSYNSATQDNDIALLLLNSSVTFTNYIRPVCLAGQGSSFPAGTKGWITGWGSIASGVQLPSPGALQEAVVPTVNSFICDYLLGYGSITTNMICAGYLQGGTDTCQGDSGGPMVAKKGAVWIQTGITSWGEGCARAFSPGVYTLVSQFQTWISSVINQNLPGFIKY; this is encoded by the exons ATGCTGAGacttaagtgtgtgtttgttgcccTGGTCTTGTGTTTAAAAG GTTCCCATTCTCAGCTCAGTG aatgtgGAACTGCACCTTTTAACACCCGTATTGTGGGTGGACAGAGTAGCTCAGCTGGGGCATGGCCTTGGCAAGTCAGTATACAGAGCCCTGTGTATAACGGCCATTTCTGTGGAGGATCACTAATCAACAAAGACTGGGTTCTGACAGCAGCCCACTGTTTCTCCAG TGCTAGCATGTCTAGCCTGACTGTGTATTTGGGGAAACAGACTTTAAAAGGCTCTAATCCCAATCAAATTGCAAGAAGTGTTAAAAAGGTGATCATTCACCCCAGCTACAACAGTGCAACTCAGGACAACGACATTGCCCTTCTGCTTCTGAACTCCTCCGTCACCTTCACAAACTACATCAGACCAGTGTGCCTTGCAGGTCAAGGCAGCAGTTTTCCAACTGGCACCAAGGGCTGGATTACAGGCTGGGGAAGCATTGCATCTGGAG tgCAACTGCCATCACCTGGTGTGCTGCAGGAGGCAGTCGTGCCCACTGTCAATAGCTTTATTTGTGATTATCTACTGGGATACGGATCTATCACCACAAACATGATCTGTGCTGGTTATCTCCAAGGAGGCACAGACACCTGTCAG ggGGATTCTGGAGGTCCAATGGTGGCTAAGAAGGGTGCAGTCTGGATTCAGACTGGTATCACTAGCTGGGGTGAAGGCTGTGCTCGAGCCTTCTCACCTGGTGTCTATACTCTGGTGTCTCAGTTCCAGACCTGGATATCCAGTGTCATCAATCAAAATCTGCCTGGCTTTATCAA GGGATCCCAGTTTATCTCTGCCAACTCCCGGCTTCATACTCCTGGGGTAAACGCTATTGTTGCCGAG gacttgcgggagcagagtTACCGGGGGAAAGGAGTACAGATGGAGCATCGGCCACATCCATACCAaggcatccaggcccaacggggCCGGATGAGAGAGGGAAAGCCACGGCGGACAGTGGGTCAACTCCTTGGAGGTGCAGATCCACTAACGCCTGGCCGAAAATCTGCCAAATTCGCTCACGTGGGGGTGGAGACATCACTCCCCAGCCCTCAGCACCtacctcgacaggaagtctgcctcccacTTTACATGACCTGGAATGAACATTGCTCTCAGCAaaaggaacctggtctctgcccagagcagaatctgctgtgccaacctGAAAAGGGGGTGCAAATGCAGACCACCCTGATGATTTATATAGAGAACCACCGCACTGCTGTCTGTCCATACGAAGACATGGCAACCCCTGAG agtataGATCTGAGCCCGCAGAAAATCGGCCAAAAATCGGACACAGCCCCCTGTCCTTCTTGGGAACGAAATATCGGAGTCCTCTACCAGAGTCCTGCTCTGGTAgaggaacatgctctatggcccctttcctcaggagcAAGAGAAGTTACTCTTGGAGGAACACCACCTG CACACTGGCAGGTGCTAACCCAGGGAGATCCAtgcaaggaagaggagcaggcacAGACCCTACTGCTCCCCAAAATGGTGGAGGCGGTGGGGCAGGCAGTAGGGGGAGACTTCCTAAATAGAATGCTCTTAGGAACCCCAgccctcgggcatcaggactccATTGTAGCCCACCTGGCCAAGATGACGGACCTAAG GTTCCTCTCCGTGGCAACCAGCGCAGCTAGTGAATTGCCAATAGAGCGGGCCATCTGCTTTGTGGCACGCAAAGTCAGTGGCTCAGCAGAGCTCAGATACCACCTGAGGTCCCAACCCCTTGCCACCGTCAAGCCTTGGTGTGCAGGGCTGCACTTGCTTGGCCTTCTGCAGCATAGGCCTTACACACAAAGGCTGAG ACGAGAGATATCCCTCAAGCATCTCTTCGATCCAAGGCATTGCCCCATACCCATGGCTTTCAAGCCTTATAAGGGCCGAATAGTAACATATGGAG AGCCCGATGTGGAAAGCAGCAcgctaactcaacctgcgaACCCCATGATCGAAGCCGCCGCGCTGTCTCGGCGGACGTGGGACCTGAACCACGAAGCCTCGAAAGGGAagtctggatg GGACGCTGGTCTCCACGCCGGTCAGCGTGTGCTGGTGAACCTGGCTAACTCGTCTAACTTGGCTACCAGACCAAGCAACAACAACACTGTCAGTTTCGGTCTTCTTAACATCCGCTCACTCACGAGTAAGGG agacagagagctgaATGCAAAGATGCTGAgacttgagtgtgtgtttgtcgccCTGGTCTTGTGTTTAAAAG GTTCCCATTCTCAGCTCAGTG aatgtgGAACTGCACCTTTTAACACCCGTATTGTGGGTGGACAGAGTAGCTCAGCTGGGGCATGGCCGTGGCAAGTTAGTATACAAAGCCCTGTGTATAACGGCCATTTCTGTGGAGGATCACTGATCAACAAAGACTGGGTTCTGACAGCAGCCCACTGTTTCTCCAG CACTAGCATGTCTAGCCTGACTGTGTATTTGGGGAAACAGACTTTAAAAGGCTCTAATCCCAATCAAATTGCAAGAAGTGTTAAAAAGGTGATAATTCACCCCAGCTACAACAGTGCAACTCAGGACAACGACATTGCCCTTCTGCTTCTGAACTCCTCCGTCACCTTCACAAACTACATCAGACCAGTGTGCCTTGCAGGTCAAGGCAGCAGTTTTCCAGCTGGCACCAAGGGCTGGATTACAGGCTGGGGAAGCATCGCATCTGGAG tgCAACTGCCATCTCCTGGTGCGCTGCAGGAGGCAGTGGTGCCCACTGTCAATAGCTTTATTTGTGATTATCTACTGGGATACGGATCTATTACCACAAACATGATCTGTGCTGGTTATCTCCAAGGAGGCACAGACACCTGTCAG GGGGATTCTGGAGGTCCAATGGTGGCTAAGAAGGGTGCAGTCTGGATTCAGACTGGTATCACTAGCTGGGGTGAAGGCTGTGCTCGAGCCTTCTCACCTGGTGTCTATACTCTGGTGTCTCAGTTCCAGACCTGGATATCCAGTGTCATCAATCAAAATCTGCCTGGCTTTATCAA ATACTAA
- the LOC113660545 gene encoding prostasin-like, whose product MLKLKCVFVALVLCLKGSHSQLSECGTAPFNTRIVGGQSSSAGAWPWQVSIQSPVYNGHFCGGSLINKDWVLTAAHCFSSASMSSLTVYLGKQTLKGFNPNQIARSIKKVIIHPSYNSATQDNDIALLLLNSSVTFTNYIRPVCLAGQGSSFPAGTKGWITGWGSIASGVQLPSPGVLQEAVVPTVNSFICDYLLGYGSITTNMICAGYLQGGTDTCQGDSGGPMVAKKGAVWIQTGITSWGEGCARAFSPGVYTLVSQFQTWISSVINQNLPGFIKY is encoded by the exons ATGCTGAAacttaagtgtgtgtttgttgcccTGGTCTTGTGTTTAAAAG GTTCCCATTCTCAGCTCAGTG aatgtgGAACTGCACCTTTTAACACCCGTATTGTGGGTGGACAGAGTAGCTCAGCTGGGGCATGGCCGTGGCAAGTCAGTATACAGAGCCCTGTGTATAACGGGCATTTCTGTGGAGGATCACTGATCAACAAAGACTGGGTTCTGACAGCAGCCCACTGTTTCTCCAG CGCTAGCATGTCTAGCCTGACTGTGTATTTGGGAAAACAGACTTTAAAAGGCTTTAATCCCAATCAAATTGCAAGAAGTATTAAAAAGGTGATCATTCACCCCAGCTACAACAGTGCAACTCAGGACAACGACATTGCCCTTCTGCTTCTGAACTCCTCCGTCACCTTCACAAACTACATCAGACCAGTGTGCCTTGCAGGTCAAGGCAGCAGTTTTCCAGCTGGCACCAAGGGCTGGATTACAGGCTGGGGAAGCATCGCATCTGGAG tgCAACTGCCATCTCCTGGTGTGCTGCAGGAGGCAGTGGTGCCCACTGTCAATAGCTTTATTTGTGATTATCTACTGGGATATGGATCTATTACCACAAACATGATCTGTGCTGGGTATCTCCAAGGAGGCACAGACACCTGTCAG GGGGATTCTGGAGGTCCAATGGTGGCTAAGAAGGGTGCAGTCTGGATTCAGACTGGTATCACTAGCTGGGGTGAAGGCTGTGCTCGAGCCTTCTCACCTGGTGTCTATACTCTGGTGTCTCAGTTCCAGACCTGGATATCCAGTGTCATCAATCAAAATCTTCCTGGCTTTATCAA ATACTAA